A part of Chanos chanos chromosome 9, fChaCha1.1, whole genome shotgun sequence genomic DNA contains:
- the mfsd12b gene encoding LOW QUALITY PROTEIN: major facilitator superfamily domain-containing protein 12 (The sequence of the model RefSeq protein was modified relative to this genomic sequence to represent the inferred CDS: substituted 1 base at 1 genomic stop codon), giving the protein MSDPLNLPIWRRLSYAVGHLLNDLCASMWFTYLLVYYHSVLGFHDTNAGILLLAGQIADGICTPLVGYESDQTAGCGNYGKRKTWHLLGTISVFVSFPFIFNPCMGCDENTPQWVGLTYFIPFIIIFQFGWAATQISHLSLIPELVPCEHARVELTSYRYAFTVVANVTVYAVAWILFHFQAQQSADPSVTDSLSRADIPVFRNLALIVLGIGALFSVIFHVGTRETVRDQARTGQDEERSQISHVSPAKSVLRWKHWLKEPAFYQVALLYMCTRLIVNLSQTYISMYLTNSLLLPKNYIATIPLVMYVSGFLSSFAMKPVSKRIGTSMTYIAGVALILAFSYWVLVDVKMGRLVYGAAVLLGAGSAIILVMSLSMTAQLIGDQTQSGAFVYGAMSFTDKVANGLGVMIIQALHPCQXCCPDCVWYYHVVMVTVTGGVGVVATLALCAILIWPIRIRQHPAVIRGLMGASREDTEAWGDHAAVN; this is encoded by the exons ATGTCTGATCCATTGAACCTTCCCATCTGGAGGCGATTGAGCTATGCGGTTGGTCATCTCTTGAACGATCTCTGTGCTTCTATGTGGTTTACATATCTTTTAGTCTACTACCATTCAGTCCTCGGCTTCCACGACACGAACGCAGGTATTCTGCTACTTGCCGGTCAAATTGCGGATGGAATCTGCACGCCTCTTGTCGGGTACGAGTCGGATCAGACTGCAGGATGTGGAAACTACgggaagagaaagacatggCATTTATTGG GTACTATCAGTGTGTTCGTTTCCTTCCCATTCATTTTTAACCCGTGTATGGGATGCGATGAGAATACGCCACAGTGGGTGGGTCTCACATACTTCATccccttcatcatcatcttccaGTTCGGCTGGGCCGCCACCCAGATAtctcacctgtctctcatcCCAGAGCTTGTTCCTTGTGAGCATGCCCGCGTGGAACTCACTTCATACAG GTACGCTTTCACAGTGGTGGCTAATGTTACGGTGTATGCAGTGGCTTGGATTTTATTCCACTTCCAAGCTCAGCAGTCAGCTGACCCATCCGTAACCGACAGCCTGAGCCGTGCTGACATCCCCGTGTTCAGG AACCTAGCCTTAATTGTTTTGGGCATCGGggctttgttttctgtcatattCCACGTCGGCACGCGTGAGACGGTCCGGGACCAGGCCAGGACAGGGCAAGATGAAGAACGTTCACAGATCTCGCACGTCTCTCCAGCCAAATCCGTCCTTCGGTGGAAACACTGGCTGAAAGAGCCTGCCTTCTATCAG GTTGCTTTGCTTTACATGTGCACACGATTAATTGTAAACCTATCCCAAACTTACATCTCTATGTACTTGACTAACTCCTTACTTCTGCCAAAG AACTACATTGCCACAATTCCTCTGGTGATGTATGTTAGTggatttctttcttctttcgcCATGAAGCCTGTCAGTAAACGGATTGGCACaagt ATGACCTATATTGCAGGCGTTGCGTTGATTCTGGCGTTTTCTTACTGGGTTTTGGTTGACGTGAAGATGGGCAGACTGGTGTATGGAGCTGCGGTGCTATTAGGGGCGGGATCTGCCATCATACTAGTCATGTCACTCAGCATGACTGCCCAGCTGATCGGAGATCAAACG CAAAGTGGGGCCTTTGTGTACGGAGCCATGAGTTTTACTGATAAGGTGGCTAATGGCCTTGGTGTGATGATCATACAAGCTCTCCATCCTTGCCAGTGA TGctgtcctgactgtgtgtggtattaTCACGTCGTTATGGTTACTGTAACCGGGGGCGTTGGTGTTGTTGCTACACTCGCTCTGTGCGCCATCCTCATTTGGCCTATCAGGATCCGCCAGC ATCCTGCCGTCATCCGTGGTCTGATGGGAGCCAGCAGGGAGGACACGGAGGCCTGGGGCGACCACGCGGCTGTGAACTAA